The sequence below is a genomic window from Anaerocolumna chitinilytica.
AGCAAACACCCCGTTACGCCTTTGCAACGGAGTGTTCACTAAAAAGGGGAGGATAAGTATTTAACTTTTCTTTGGTATTGTCTGTGCAGAAACTGCACAAGGCGGACATCCTCTTGCTGGAGGGGGGGTCCAACGAGTTGATGGTACCTTAATCTAGTTCGGATTGGAATTAGATTAACTATAGTATGATACAGTATTTCTAAGATTATACATAAATAAAAAAGATTATGTAAAAAATCTATAGAGAATCAAAAGTTTGATAAAGGAAGGTAAAACAATGAGTTTATTAACAGAGTGGAGAGATTTTGCATATGCCCTCGACACAAACAAAAAAGAAGGACAGCTTTTCTGGGGAAATTATTTTAGCGTAGAGCAGGGAATATATGAGAAGATTCTTGCGGAGCCCGAAGTAGTAGTGGAAGGAACAGTAGCAGAACTTGCTGAAAAATATGGAACTACAATCTCCCTTATGACTGGATTCTTAGATGGTATCAATGAAAGTCTTGTAAAAGAAAATCCCATCGAAGAAATGGAAGAAACAACTGTAGTTAATCTTGGATTTGATAAAGAGAAATTATACCGCAATATGGTTGAAGCAAAAGCTGAATGGCTTTATGAGCTTCCTGTATGGGACAGCCTCTTATCCCAGGAGAGAAGAAAAGAACTCTATCTGGAGCAAAAAAAGGCTAATACAATTGTAAAAGAGAAAAAAGTTGGAAGAAATGATCCCTGTCCTTGTGGCAGCGGCAAGAAATATAAATTCTGCTGTGGAAGAGCTTAACGAATACAGTTTGAAACGTAATAATACTTAAAAATTACCAGATGATAGGAAATGAACCTACATGTTTGATACAATGACTTCAAAATCAACATTAGGAAAATCATTTTAATATTATCTGGTATTTTTTTGCCTTTTTCTACCTTTAATAAATTCAAATGAAAATGAAAAATTTAATCATTGACATTTTTTACATTCTGCATTACTATGTCTTTAATACATATTATTCATATTAAAATAGTATGAAATAAAAAAAGAAAGGGGTACTCCATGCAGCCAATTCTGGATTATTTGCTACATAATTGGAATGATGTTTTGAAATTAGCCTTGGAACATCTTGATATAAGTCTGGTTTCCATCATCTTTGCTATGGTAATTGCAATTCCACTTGGAATATTCAGTACGCGATGTAGAAGCCTTACAAAGTTATTTAAAGGTATCTTCGGAACTCTCAGGGTAATACCCAGCCTCGCCATCCTGATTCTTTGTATACCAATAATGGGTACTGGGATGAAGCCTGCTGTAACAGCTCTGGCAGTCCTTGCCATACCCCCGGTTTTAATCAATACTACCCTTGCTTTTCAGACATTGCCGGGTCCTGTTCTGGAGACAGCCTATGCTATGGGAATGGGAAGGTGGAGGATGTTTTTTACAGTGAAATTTCCATTAGCATTTCCACTGATATTTACAGGAATAAAGACAGCTGTGGTAGAAGTAATTGCCAGTGCTACACTGGCAGCTTATATCGGAGCAGGGGGACTGGGAAGCCTTATCTTTACCGGACTAGGACTTATGAGGACTGACTTATTGATAATAGGTGGAGCAAGTGTGGCTATCCTTTCCTTGTTATCAGGATATTTACTTAATTTATTAGACCATAGAATTACCAGGTATAAGAATCCTGGAAAATAAATTTTATATGAATATGGAATGAACATGAATAGGAAGAATAGATGCCCCTGTGGAGGGGTGCCCCTAAGTAGGGGCGGAAAAGGAGAATATATGAAACATTCTGTTTTTAGAAGAGTATCACTTATGTTAGCACTTATTTTAGTAGTGGCATCCTTAGCCGCTTGTTCAAAAAATGGAAACACCAATACCGGTAAATCAGAATCAACACCAGAGGTTACAAAAGCCGCAACTGATGCAGGTACTGCAACTCCCGAAGCTACGAAGGCAGCAGAGGACAACAAAAAAGACACGGTAATTAAAATCGGTTCCAAGGATTTTACAGAGAATCTTCTGCTGGCAGAGATTTATGCCCTGGCTCTTGAAGACAAAGGCTATAAGGTAGAGAGAGTATTTAACCTGGCAAGTGCAGTGGTACATACAACTTTAGTCAGCGGGGATATTGATTTATACCCTGAATATACCGGTACCGGATTGCTCTCTGTATTAAAGCTTCCCTTAGAAACAGACCCTCAGAAAGTCTATGATACCGTTAAAGCTGAATATGAGAAGCAGTTCAACCTGATATGGCTTGATTATGCGCAGGCAAATGACGGTCAGGGACTTGTAATTACCACAAAGGCAGCCAATGAATACGGAATTAAGACCATCTCTGACTTGCAAAAGAACGCAGATAAATTAAGATTTGCTTCCCAGGGTGAATTTGATACCAGAGAAGACGGAATTCCTGCTTTAA
It includes:
- a CDS encoding ABC transporter permease — encoded protein: MQPILDYLLHNWNDVLKLALEHLDISLVSIIFAMVIAIPLGIFSTRCRSLTKLFKGIFGTLRVIPSLAILILCIPIMGTGMKPAVTALAVLAIPPVLINTTLAFQTLPGPVLETAYAMGMGRWRMFFTVKFPLAFPLIFTGIKTAVVEVIASATLAAYIGAGGLGSLIFTGLGLMRTDLLIIGGASVAILSLLSGYLLNLLDHRITRYKNPGK
- a CDS encoding SEC-C metal-binding domain-containing protein, encoding MSLLTEWRDFAYALDTNKKEGQLFWGNYFSVEQGIYEKILAEPEVVVEGTVAELAEKYGTTISLMTGFLDGINESLVKENPIEEMEETTVVNLGFDKEKLYRNMVEAKAEWLYELPVWDSLLSQERRKELYLEQKKANTIVKEKKVGRNDPCPCGSGKKYKFCCGRA
- a CDS encoding glycine betaine ABC transporter substrate-binding protein: MKHSVFRRVSLMLALILVVASLAACSKNGNTNTGKSESTPEVTKAATDAGTATPEATKAAEDNKKDTVIKIGSKDFTENLLLAEIYALALEDKGYKVERVFNLASAVVHTTLVSGDIDLYPEYTGTGLLSVLKLPLETDPQKVYDTVKAEYEKQFNLIWLDYAQANDGQGLVITTKAANEYGIKTISDLQKNADKLRFASQGEFDTREDGIPALTAKYGDFKWKSSKVYDNGLKYEVLKNDEADVAVAYTTEGQLVDSSTYTLLEDDKYVWPPYNIAPVVRKDILDANPDIADVLNAIDAKIDTKTITGLNAKVDVDKQEYEDVAKEFYDSIK